The following are encoded together in the Salvelinus alpinus chromosome 29, SLU_Salpinus.1, whole genome shotgun sequence genome:
- the LOC139558662 gene encoding uncharacterized protein isoform X6, giving the protein MHHLCIVRGVEKQLWWSRVIQEKVLDPWGLVQVVFNNKEVTGIKKDPWPCQEEQVDISTTVERFQESADEMTAYQLSTSDVITTLMSLPSPMILRHPLRLPFSLLIPLSVPLHLTTPPRTRPLAALLRSLWRSKMMLQLRGYFANQGTTNFSLRLAGIRRGDSDVRRQYLPQLPHPRWEDGVERTSRM; this is encoded by the exons ATGCATCACCTGTGCATTGTGAGGGGAGTGGAGAAGCAGCTGTGGTGGAGCAGAGTCATTCAGGAAAAAGTCCTGGACCCATGG GGTCTCGTCCAGGTGGTCTTCAACAACAAGGAGGTGACTGGTATTAAG AAGGATCCATGGCCTTGTCAAGAGGAG CAGGTGGATATCTCCACCACGGTGGAGCGGTTCCAGGAGAGTGCTGATGAGATGACGGCATATCAACTCTCCACCTCTGACGTCATCACCACCCTCATGAGCCTTCCTTCCCCAATGATTCTCCGCCACCCCCTCCGCCTCCCCTTTTCCCTTCTTATTCCCCTCTCAGTCCCCCTACACCTTACCACTCCACCCAGGACCAGGCCCCTGGCAGCACTCCTCAG GAGTTTGTGGAGGAGCAAAATGATGTTGCAGTTGCG GGGTTACTTTGCAAACCAAGGGACAACAAACTTCTCTCTGAGGCTAGCCGGTATCCGACGTGGAG ACTCTGACGTCCGCAGACAGTACCTCCCTCAATTACCTCACCCACGCTGGGAGGATGGTGTTGAGCGGACCAGCAG GATGTAa
- the LOC139558662 gene encoding uncharacterized protein isoform X1 yields the protein MHHLCIVRGVEKQLWWSRVIQEKVLDPWGLVQVVFNNKEVTGIKKDPWPCQEEQVDISTTVERFQESADEMTAYQLSTSDVITTLMSLPSPMILRHPLRLPFSLLIPLSVPLHLTTPPRTRPLAALLRSLWRSKMMLQLRGYFANQGTTNFSLRLAGIRRGGEKTLTSADSTSLNYLTHAGRMVLSGPAGCKAFYFFLGSLYLFCQFGLIPSTTRNPTNLPTETHEVSTNRLPYYAILLPIAIYPASCLDRRDPNQPLLTGPLLITRLSMPLLNVNMPCPLLFWLVFIGLFHCRASSPDHYTISNLTVPPPTYAMTSPGFNDVSRDNISLIITQYLGLPPLYSHPTIPLSVHYSFKLFYRPQKLPFTLCSRSSRRPILIAFSRTLILLLLCSSGDVEVNPGPAVPSSTPIPQALSFDDFCNRNSLGFMHVNIRSLLPKFVLFTALAHSANPDVLAVSESWLRKRPPKILTFSSPTTRFSDKIERPKGAVLQSIAKIACRVLFYYPGLFPNNLNFYF from the exons ATGCATCACCTGTGCATTGTGAGGGGAGTGGAGAAGCAGCTGTGGTGGAGCAGAGTCATTCAGGAAAAAGTCCTGGACCCATGG GGTCTCGTCCAGGTGGTCTTCAACAACAAGGAGGTGACTGGTATTAAG AAGGATCCATGGCCTTGTCAAGAGGAG CAGGTGGATATCTCCACCACGGTGGAGCGGTTCCAGGAGAGTGCTGATGAGATGACGGCATATCAACTCTCCACCTCTGACGTCATCACCACCCTCATGAGCCTTCCTTCCCCAATGATTCTCCGCCACCCCCTCCGCCTCCCCTTTTCCCTTCTTATTCCCCTCTCAGTCCCCCTACACCTTACCACTCCACCCAGGACCAGGCCCCTGGCAGCACTCCTCAG GAGTTTGTGGAGGAGCAAAATGATGTTGCAGTTGCG GGGTTACTTTGCAAACCAAGGGACAACAAACTTCTCTCTGAGGCTAGCCGGTATCCGACGTGGAGGTGAGAAG ACTCTGACGTCCGCAGACAGTACCTCCCTCAATTACCTCACCCACGCTGGGAGGATGGTGTTGAGCGGACCAGCAG GATGTAaggctttttatttttttcttgggtcactatatctattttgccaatttggattgatcccctctaccacacggaaccccactaacctaccgacggaaacgcacgaggtatctacaaacagacttccatactatgctatcttgctaccgatagccatctacccggccagctgtctggatcgccgtgaccccaaccaacctctactcactggacccttattgatcactcgattaagcatgcctctccttaatgtaaatatgccttgtccattgctgttctggttagtgtttattggcttatttcactgtagggcctctagccctgaccactataccatatccaacctcacagttccaccacccacatatgcgatgacatcacctggtttcaatgatgtttctagagacaatatctctctcatcatcactcaatacctaggtttacctccactgtattcacatcctaccatacctttgtctgtacattattcctttaagctattttatcgcccccagaaacttccttttactctctgctctagaagttctagacgaccaattctcatagcttttagccgtacccttatcctactcctcctctgttcctctggtgatgtagaggtgaatccaggccctgcagtacctagctccactcctattccccaggcgctctcttttgatgacttctgtaaccgtaatagccttggcttcatgcatgttaacattagaagcctcctccctaagtttgttttgttcactgctttagcacactctgccaacccggatgttttagccgtgtctgaatcctggcttagaaaaagaccaccaaaaattctgacattttcatccccaactacaagattttcagacaagatagaacggccaaagggggcggtgttgcaatctattgcaaagattgcctgcagagttctgttttactatccaggtctgttcccaaacaatttgaacttctacttttaa
- the LOC139558662 gene encoding uncharacterized protein isoform X4, whose translation MHHLCIVRGVEKQLWWSRVIQEKVLDPWGLVQVVFNNKEVTGIKKDPWPCQEEQVDISTTVERFQESADEMTAYQLSTSDVITTLMSLPSPMILRHPLRLPFSLLIPLSVPLHLTTPPRTRPLAALLRSLWRSKMMLQLRGYFANQGTTNFSLRLAGIRRGGEKTLTSADSTSLNYLTHAGRMVLSGPAGCKAFYFFLGSLYLFCQFGLIPSTTRNPTNLPTETHEVSTNRLPYYAILLPIAIYPASCLDRRDPNQPLLTGPLLITRLSMPLLNIDRINFAEVFYEFVLLILLEGKTYLPTSRPGSFLCLLLEATMRIRPGPRLLVTSTASLGCLQCRFRDVGSTSNRPHIRKPCVTMPAQDLHIRLLHLRDQPLGQLRKLWSISVCNKDLLWGNWLALAPQWVGLAPKWLRPCPVMSNT comes from the exons ATGCATCACCTGTGCATTGTGAGGGGAGTGGAGAAGCAGCTGTGGTGGAGCAGAGTCATTCAGGAAAAAGTCCTGGACCCATGG GGTCTCGTCCAGGTGGTCTTCAACAACAAGGAGGTGACTGGTATTAAG AAGGATCCATGGCCTTGTCAAGAGGAG CAGGTGGATATCTCCACCACGGTGGAGCGGTTCCAGGAGAGTGCTGATGAGATGACGGCATATCAACTCTCCACCTCTGACGTCATCACCACCCTCATGAGCCTTCCTTCCCCAATGATTCTCCGCCACCCCCTCCGCCTCCCCTTTTCCCTTCTTATTCCCCTCTCAGTCCCCCTACACCTTACCACTCCACCCAGGACCAGGCCCCTGGCAGCACTCCTCAG GAGTTTGTGGAGGAGCAAAATGATGTTGCAGTTGCG GGGTTACTTTGCAAACCAAGGGACAACAAACTTCTCTCTGAGGCTAGCCGGTATCCGACGTGGAGGTGAGAAG ACTCTGACGTCCGCAGACAGTACCTCCCTCAATTACCTCACCCACGCTGGGAGGATGGTGTTGAGCGGACCAGCAG GATGTAaggctttttatttttttcttgggtcactatatctattttgccaatttggattgatcccctctaccacacggaaccccactaacctaccgacggaaacgcacgaggtatctacaaacagacttccatactatgctatcttgctaccgatagccatctacccggccagctgtctggatcgccgtgaccccaaccaacctctactcactggacccttattgatcactcgattaagcatgcctctccttaat ATCGATCGTATCAACTTCGCAGAAGTTTTTTATGAATTCGTTCTACTAATCCTTCTAGAAGGAAAAACATATCTTCCTACTTCT AGGCCAGGTAGCTTCCTTTGTCTGCTCCTGGAAGCCACAATGAGGATTCGCCCTGGACCGAGGCTCCTGGTAACTTCTACCGCCTCATTAGG ctgcctccaatgtcgttttagagatgttggcagtacatccaaccggcctcacatccgcaaaccatgtgtaaccatgccagcccaggacctccacatccggctactTCACCTGCGGGACCAGCCACTAGGACAGCTGAGGAAACTGTGGAGCATTTCCGTCTGTAATAAAGATCTTTTGTGGGGAAATTGGCTGGccctggctcctcagtgggtgggtctggctcccaagtggttgcgcccctgcccagtcatgtcaaatacatag
- the LOC139558662 gene encoding uncharacterized protein isoform X5, which translates to MHHLCIVRGVEKQLWWSRVIQEKVLDPWGLVQVVFNNKEVTGIKKDPWPCQEEQVDISTTVERFQESADEMTAYQLSTSDVITTLMSLPSPMILRHPLRLPFSLLIPLSVPLHLTTPPRTRPLAALLRSLWRSKMMLQLRGYFANQGTTNFSLRLAGIRRGGEKTLTSADSTSLNYLTHAGRMVLSGPAGCKAFYFFLGSLYLFCQFGLIPSTTRNPTNLPTETHEVSTNRLPYYAILLPIAIYPASCLDRRDPNQPLLTGPLLITRLSMPLLNIDRINFAEVFYEFVLLILLEGKTYLPTSRPGSFLCLLLEATMRIRPGPRLLVTSTASLGDVGSTSNRPHIRKPCVTMPAQDLHIRLLHLRDQPLGQLRKLWSISVCNKDLLWGNWLALAPQWVGLAPKWLRPCPVMSNT; encoded by the exons ATGCATCACCTGTGCATTGTGAGGGGAGTGGAGAAGCAGCTGTGGTGGAGCAGAGTCATTCAGGAAAAAGTCCTGGACCCATGG GGTCTCGTCCAGGTGGTCTTCAACAACAAGGAGGTGACTGGTATTAAG AAGGATCCATGGCCTTGTCAAGAGGAG CAGGTGGATATCTCCACCACGGTGGAGCGGTTCCAGGAGAGTGCTGATGAGATGACGGCATATCAACTCTCCACCTCTGACGTCATCACCACCCTCATGAGCCTTCCTTCCCCAATGATTCTCCGCCACCCCCTCCGCCTCCCCTTTTCCCTTCTTATTCCCCTCTCAGTCCCCCTACACCTTACCACTCCACCCAGGACCAGGCCCCTGGCAGCACTCCTCAG GAGTTTGTGGAGGAGCAAAATGATGTTGCAGTTGCG GGGTTACTTTGCAAACCAAGGGACAACAAACTTCTCTCTGAGGCTAGCCGGTATCCGACGTGGAGGTGAGAAG ACTCTGACGTCCGCAGACAGTACCTCCCTCAATTACCTCACCCACGCTGGGAGGATGGTGTTGAGCGGACCAGCAG GATGTAaggctttttatttttttcttgggtcactatatctattttgccaatttggattgatcccctctaccacacggaaccccactaacctaccgacggaaacgcacgaggtatctacaaacagacttccatactatgctatcttgctaccgatagccatctacccggccagctgtctggatcgccgtgaccccaaccaacctctactcactggacccttattgatcactcgattaagcatgcctctccttaat ATCGATCGTATCAACTTCGCAGAAGTTTTTTATGAATTCGTTCTACTAATCCTTCTAGAAGGAAAAACATATCTTCCTACTTCT AGGCCAGGTAGCTTCCTTTGTCTGCTCCTGGAAGCCACAATGAGGATTCGCCCTGGACCGAGGCTCCTGGTAACTTCTACCGCCTCATTAGG agatgttggcagtacatccaaccggcctcacatccgcaaaccatgtgtaaccatgccagcccaggacctccacatccggctactTCACCTGCGGGACCAGCCACTAGGACAGCTGAGGAAACTGTGGAGCATTTCCGTCTGTAATAAAGATCTTTTGTGGGGAAATTGGCTGGccctggctcctcagtgggtgggtctggctcccaagtggttgcgcccctgcccagtcatgtcaaatacatag
- the LOC139558662 gene encoding uncharacterized protein isoform X2: MHHLCIVRGVEKQLWWSRVIQEKVLDPWGLVQVVFNNKEKDPWPCQEEQVDISTTVERFQESADEMTAYQLSTSDVITTLMSLPSPMILRHPLRLPFSLLIPLSVPLHLTTPPRTRPLAALLRSLWRSKMMLQLRGYFANQGTTNFSLRLAGIRRGGEKTLTSADSTSLNYLTHAGRMVLSGPAGCKAFYFFLGSLYLFCQFGLIPSTTRNPTNLPTETHEVSTNRLPYYAILLPIAIYPASCLDRRDPNQPLLTGPLLITRLSMPLLNVNMPCPLLFWLVFIGLFHCRASSPDHYTISNLTVPPPTYAMTSPGFNDVSRDNISLIITQYLGLPPLYSHPTIPLSVHYSFKLFYRPQKLPFTLCSRSSRRPILIAFSRTLILLLLCSSGDVEVNPGPAVPSSTPIPQALSFDDFCNRNSLGFMHVNIRSLLPKFVLFTALAHSANPDVLAVSESWLRKRPPKILTFSSPTTRFSDKIERPKGAVLQSIAKIACRVLFYYPGLFPNNLNFYF; this comes from the exons ATGCATCACCTGTGCATTGTGAGGGGAGTGGAGAAGCAGCTGTGGTGGAGCAGAGTCATTCAGGAAAAAGTCCTGGACCCATGG GGTCTCGTCCAGGTGGTCTTCAACAACAAGGAG AAGGATCCATGGCCTTGTCAAGAGGAG CAGGTGGATATCTCCACCACGGTGGAGCGGTTCCAGGAGAGTGCTGATGAGATGACGGCATATCAACTCTCCACCTCTGACGTCATCACCACCCTCATGAGCCTTCCTTCCCCAATGATTCTCCGCCACCCCCTCCGCCTCCCCTTTTCCCTTCTTATTCCCCTCTCAGTCCCCCTACACCTTACCACTCCACCCAGGACCAGGCCCCTGGCAGCACTCCTCAG GAGTTTGTGGAGGAGCAAAATGATGTTGCAGTTGCG GGGTTACTTTGCAAACCAAGGGACAACAAACTTCTCTCTGAGGCTAGCCGGTATCCGACGTGGAGGTGAGAAG ACTCTGACGTCCGCAGACAGTACCTCCCTCAATTACCTCACCCACGCTGGGAGGATGGTGTTGAGCGGACCAGCAG GATGTAaggctttttatttttttcttgggtcactatatctattttgccaatttggattgatcccctctaccacacggaaccccactaacctaccgacggaaacgcacgaggtatctacaaacagacttccatactatgctatcttgctaccgatagccatctacccggccagctgtctggatcgccgtgaccccaaccaacctctactcactggacccttattgatcactcgattaagcatgcctctccttaatgtaaatatgccttgtccattgctgttctggttagtgtttattggcttatttcactgtagggcctctagccctgaccactataccatatccaacctcacagttccaccacccacatatgcgatgacatcacctggtttcaatgatgtttctagagacaatatctctctcatcatcactcaatacctaggtttacctccactgtattcacatcctaccatacctttgtctgtacattattcctttaagctattttatcgcccccagaaacttccttttactctctgctctagaagttctagacgaccaattctcatagcttttagccgtacccttatcctactcctcctctgttcctctggtgatgtagaggtgaatccaggccctgcagtacctagctccactcctattccccaggcgctctcttttgatgacttctgtaaccgtaatagccttggcttcatgcatgttaacattagaagcctcctccctaagtttgttttgttcactgctttagcacactctgccaacccggatgttttagccgtgtctgaatcctggcttagaaaaagaccaccaaaaattctgacattttcatccccaactacaagattttcagacaagatagaacggccaaagggggcggtgttgcaatctattgcaaagattgcctgcagagttctgttttactatccaggtctgttcccaaacaatttgaacttctacttttaa
- the LOC139558662 gene encoding uncharacterized protein isoform X3 translates to MTAYQLSTSDVITTLMSLPSPMILRHPLRLPFSLLIPLSVPLHLTTPPRTRPLAALLRSLWRSKMMLQLRGYFANQGTTNFSLRLAGIRRGGEKTLTSADSTSLNYLTHAGRMVLSGPAGCKAFYFFLGSLYLFCQFGLIPSTTRNPTNLPTETHEVSTNRLPYYAILLPIAIYPASCLDRRDPNQPLLTGPLLITRLSMPLLNVNMPCPLLFWLVFIGLFHCRASSPDHYTISNLTVPPPTYAMTSPGFNDVSRDNISLIITQYLGLPPLYSHPTIPLSVHYSFKLFYRPQKLPFTLCSRSSRRPILIAFSRTLILLLLCSSGDVEVNPGPAVPSSTPIPQALSFDDFCNRNSLGFMHVNIRSLLPKFVLFTALAHSANPDVLAVSESWLRKRPPKILTFSSPTTRFSDKIERPKGAVLQSIAKIACRVLFYYPGLFPNNLNFYF, encoded by the exons ATGACGGCATATCAACTCTCCACCTCTGACGTCATCACCACCCTCATGAGCCTTCCTTCCCCAATGATTCTCCGCCACCCCCTCCGCCTCCCCTTTTCCCTTCTTATTCCCCTCTCAGTCCCCCTACACCTTACCACTCCACCCAGGACCAGGCCCCTGGCAGCACTCCTCAG GAGTTTGTGGAGGAGCAAAATGATGTTGCAGTTGCG GGGTTACTTTGCAAACCAAGGGACAACAAACTTCTCTCTGAGGCTAGCCGGTATCCGACGTGGAGGTGAGAAG ACTCTGACGTCCGCAGACAGTACCTCCCTCAATTACCTCACCCACGCTGGGAGGATGGTGTTGAGCGGACCAGCAG GATGTAaggctttttatttttttcttgggtcactatatctattttgccaatttggattgatcccctctaccacacggaaccccactaacctaccgacggaaacgcacgaggtatctacaaacagacttccatactatgctatcttgctaccgatagccatctacccggccagctgtctggatcgccgtgaccccaaccaacctctactcactggacccttattgatcactcgattaagcatgcctctccttaatgtaaatatgccttgtccattgctgttctggttagtgtttattggcttatttcactgtagggcctctagccctgaccactataccatatccaacctcacagttccaccacccacatatgcgatgacatcacctggtttcaatgatgtttctagagacaatatctctctcatcatcactcaatacctaggtttacctccactgtattcacatcctaccatacctttgtctgtacattattcctttaagctattttatcgcccccagaaacttccttttactctctgctctagaagttctagacgaccaattctcatagcttttagccgtacccttatcctactcctcctctgttcctctggtgatgtagaggtgaatccaggccctgcagtacctagctccactcctattccccaggcgctctcttttgatgacttctgtaaccgtaatagccttggcttcatgcatgttaacattagaagcctcctccctaagtttgttttgttcactgctttagcacactctgccaacccggatgttttagccgtgtctgaatcctggcttagaaaaagaccaccaaaaattctgacattttcatccccaactacaagattttcagacaagatagaacggccaaagggggcggtgttgcaatctattgcaaagattgcctgcagagttctgttttactatccaggtctgttcccaaacaatttgaacttctacttttaa
- the LOC139558664 gene encoding tumor necrosis factor alpha-induced protein 8-like protein 2: MESFSSKDMAMKAQKKILSHMASKSMVQMLIDDTSSEILDELYRISKEHSGNRTEAQKVVKDLVKVVVKVGVLFRHNRFSKEELSLAQDFKKKLHQGVMTAISFQEVEFTFDKAVMTELLTDCRDILLKLVEKHLTTKSFGRIQHVFNHYSDPDLLTNLYTHGGPLWPNLTKICNGLNKLVEEGKL, from the exons ATGGAGTCCTTCAGCTCTAAGGACATGGCCATGAAGGCCCAGAAGAAAATCCTCAGCCACATGGCCAGCAAATCCATGGTGCAGATGTTAATTGACGACACCAGCAGCGAAATCCTGGACGAGCTCTACCGCATCTCCAAGGAACACTCTGGAAACCGTACAGAGGCCCAGAAAGTGGTCAAGGACCTGGTAAAGGTGGTTGTAAAGGTAGGGGTTCTTTTTCGGCACAACCGCTTCAGTAAAGAGGAGCTCAGCCTGGCTCAGGACTTCAAGAAGAAGCTGCACCAGGGGGTCATGACGGCAATCAGCTTCCAGGAG GTGGAGTTCACATTTGATAAGGCTGTCATGACGGAGCTCCTGACAGATTGTAGGGACATCTTGCTGAAGCTCGTGGAGAAACACCTGACAACCAAATCCTTTGGACGCATTCAGCATGTCTTCAACCACTACTCTGACCCAGACCTACTGACCAACCTCTACACCCACGGCGGCCCTCTCTGGCCTAATCTCACCAAGATCTGCAATGGCCTGAACAAACTGGTTGAGGAAGGCAAGCTTTGA